Below is a genomic region from Trichomycterus rosablanca isolate fTriRos1 chromosome 15, fTriRos1.hap1, whole genome shotgun sequence.
GATGCGACTAACAGTGGACAAACTGACCTTAAAAATTGACGCCAAAGCTTGTTCCTTGAGTCCAGCAGCAATGCGGCAAAGAAAAAGGAAACATTCATCGATGAGGGGCAGTTTGCGATGAGGACTGGGTGTTCCATAAGCCTCCCTCTGTGCCTTGGTCCAGTAAATGATCCTAGAAGCTGATGGTGCAACAGACTCCCAGAACAACATGAAGACTTTCTCAGAGGGGAATCTTGTGAAGAAGCGGAATTCTTCATCAGTTGAGCAGAAATTATTCAGCTTAGGTTGGTCTGTCAGAAGCCTAATCTGCTTTATTTCATTCTCCAGCTCCATCACCTTGTGCTCCAGCTCCTTTATCCTCGCAGATGCAGCATCCACTGCACCTGTGACAAAAGACATTACGATAttcttttacattaaatatcTAAAATGAAGTCAAATGATGTGCTGGACATTCATTCAGGCTATATTATAGACTCTTAAGACTGTTGTTCAGGTAAGTATTGTATCTTTACACTGTTATTCAGATAAATATAGTATCTTTAGACTGTTATATTGGTATATTTAGTTGTAATGTGACTCACCAGGAGATGGTGGATGGCAGTAATCGTGCTCCATAACATAAGCCATGGGCTCATTTAGCATCGCTCCCGGTTCCTGCTCGTCTCTCTCTCCCGTTGCGGCTTCAATGTTAAAACCGAGGCGAGTACTTGCCCTCTTGTATGGTGCCTGACGATCCTTCCGACTCCCAAAATCATTCCAGGCAAATCGCGATGGAACCGATCCCTTCCTAAGTCTAACTCTGCTCCCTCCCTCTTTCACATACACCTCCTCAGGCTTGAAGTGCAGGCTACACACATACGTACTGCCACGCAGAATAGTAAATTTGGCACCTTCTTCTCTCCTAATTGCAGTAATCCATTTAAGgcgtaaatgtacatttttgggGAAGTCGTGAAAACTTAAATGTGgatgttttcttttattcttagAGCAAAAAGGTACGCTACAGTAGCACTTGCTATGCTGCTCCATTTTACCGGTACGGCTAAGCTGCACTGTTTACCCTGCTATTTTTTACTTCCGCATTCCAAACCCGGAAATGTGAAAAGGGCCTATAAAGTAGTATGGATAAATATCCGTATACACATTCATATAGTCCATACTACTACACTCAGTAGTATTAAACAAGCACTGTTAAACAGTAGTTTCAGATTATATACGTTTAATTTACCTAAATTTaacaaaactaaagaaaaaaaccAGTAAGATTTTCTCCATAATTAAAGGCAAACTTCTTTTTAAAACCTATTTGCTATAGTGCCAAAATTACTGCAAAAAATGGGTATTAAAGGTTATGAGAAAATATGCATAGTCCGTtttcataaaagttgggacgttttgtaagaTACACTAAAACTAAAATCTGTTATTT
It encodes:
- the LOC134329186 gene encoding uncharacterized protein LOC134329186 is translated as MEQHSKCYCSVPFCSKNKRKHPHLSFHDFPKNVHLRLKWITAIRREEGAKFTILRGSTYVCSLHFKPEEVYVKEGGSRVRLRKGSVPSRFAWNDFGSRKDRQAPYKRASTRLGFNIEAATGERDEQEPGAMLNEPMAYVMEHDYCHPPSPGAVDAASARIKELEHKVMELENEIKQIRLLTDQPKLNNFCSTDEEFRFFTRFPSEKVFMLFWESVAPSASRIIYWTKAQREAYGTPSPHRKLPLIDECFLFLCRIAAGLKEQALASIFKVSLSTVSRIIITWTSYLYLVLGSQPSWMTRQQVQATMSEKFRQYCPEVRVLIDCTEVRCETATSLTLQSESFSNYKNHTTFKALVGVAPCGVITFVSKLYTGSISDQEITRRSNFARLLQPGDGVMADKGFQIERMLAEVGATLIIPPFKKSAQFTKEDAEKTQAIARLRVLVERAIRRVKEYHIWDGVVPLSLTGSVNQLWTICCLMSNYQGPLDIKEDKPV